Sequence from the Elusimicrobiota bacterium genome:
CCCTCCTCGTCGCCGGTTACTTCATCGTCGACCATTTCCGCCGGACGCAGCCCGACTCCGTCCTGGTCTCCGCCCCGGGAAGGCCCCTGACCGGCTCGACGCCGCGCGTCAGCACCGGCCCCGGCGACCCCACGAGGCCCGAGGATTTCCTTCCCGATCCGGACTCGAAACCGGACCCCAACAGCCTTCCCGACCCGTCCTTGTCCACGGCGACCCGCGGCGCCCCGGCCAAGCCCCGGCCGTAAACGAAGGAGCCCCCCGCGCCGAGAGCGGGAGGCTCCGATACGTTTGCGGGACTCTCCTTTACTGGACGCCCGTCTCCTTTTGCTCGAGGAGAGTGTGGATCCTCTCCAGGCCTCCCGTCAGCTCGGCCTTCAGCACCGGCTCCGTCTCCACCTGCAGCCGGCCCGCCAGCAGGGTCTGTCCCTGCTTCGCGTCGACGATCTTCGCGACGACCGCCTTCTTCACGGCGACCGCCGCGTGCCGGCGCGTGTCGGGGTCCGGGCTCTGCAGGCCCTTCTCGACGTGCGCCATCCCCGTCTTCACCAGGACCGGCCGAGCCGCCATCGCCATCATACCTCGGCGGAAGGAGGCTTTGTCCGCGGACTTCAGGTGCTCGTCGAGGAGCGCCGGGCTGAGCCAAGGGAGCTTGCCGGCGCTGTCGATCATGCCGACCGCCTCGAGCCGCTCCAGGATCGTCCCGATGAGCTCGGGATCGCGATAGTCCTGGAGGGAGATCGCGCAGCCGGCGATGAGCTTGGCGCTGTCCGTCGAAGTCATCATCGCCGCGAGGACGTCCTTCGCCTTGACGCCGCCGGTGCGGCGCAGGACGCCGGGGAGCAGCGCATCGGGCACGAGGCCCTTCTCGCCGAGCTCCTTGACCTTCGCGTACACCACCGAGCCGCGCACGCCGAGCGGCGAGCCGACGCGCTTGAGGGCTTCGACGCGCACCTCGACCGGGCCTTCCTCCAGGGCCTTGAGGACGAAGTCGCGGCTGGTGCGGCCCGGGACGCGGGCGGCGAGGAAGCCGACCGCGCGCCGGCGGAGCTCGAGATCCTCCTCGTCGCGGTCGCCGCCCTTCTCGAGCACGGAGACGACGGTCTTGGCCAGGCTCTCGGCGGCGACGGCGTCGAGCTCCTCCCCGTCGAACTCGGGGGACTCGAGCGAGGCGAGGAGGCTGCCGAGATGGACGCGCTTGTCGGACTCGGCGGCGGCCTCCGCGCCGGACAGGTAGGCGCCGATCGCGGCGTCGACGGTGCGCTCCGGGCGGGTCTCGAACTGGATCCTGGGAAGGACGTTCTTCACGGGCGGGGGAGTCCCGGCGAGCTTCGAGAGCTCGTGGTACTTCTGACCGAGACCGGCGGCGACGAGGGCGACGAGAGAGGCTCCGGCGACGGCTTCGAGGCGGTTCATAAAGCTTGTTCTCCGGACGCTTCGGGCCTCTGGTGCGGAGCGGGCCTGCGTCCGGGGATGATACGCGGGAGGAGGGCGGAACCTTACAGCCCGCGGGGCGCGCTACTTGGCGGGTGCGGGAGCCGAGCCGCCGTTCTTCTCGACCCAGCTCCAGAAGTCCGGAGCGAGCGCGCGATAGGCGGCGGCATGGGACGGGTCGGCGAGGCCGGCGAAATCCCGGCAGAAGGCGGCGATCTTGGCACGTCCCTCGCCGCCGGGGTCGCGGCCCGAAGCGAAGAGCGCGGCGACGGCTTCGGTCCGGGAGTACAGCTCGGACGACCTCGCCAGGATGTCGGCGAGCGGCGTGGAGTCGAAACGCGCGTCGCGCGCGATCGTCCGCGGCGGGCCCGCGAGCCGGCGGCAATCGAGCACGCGCCCGGCGGGCGTGAAGGCCGCCTCGCCCTGGGGCGCGTGAAAGGTGAAGCCCTTGGTGGGATCGCCCTCGCGCCCGAAGAAGAATATCCGGTAGCGGAGCGAGCCGCCGGCGAGCGTGGGGACCGGCCGGGACGGCGACCACTCCTGGGGGATGCGCGACGAGCACGGAGGCGCCGCGGCGAGCATCCGGACGGCGCTCTCGAGCGCGGACGGCTTCGCCTCGCTCTCCGCGGCCTTGCGGCCGCAGGCGCACAGGGCGGCGAGGAGCAGCCCGAGGGCCCGGATCTTCAACGGACCTCCGCGAACGTGCGATAGAGGCCGTTCCACGCGGCTCGGAACGTCTCGACGGGGACGAACCGGCCGGCGCCGACCGGCGGGGCGCTGTCGTTGATGTAGTAGCCCAGGGTCTTCCCCTCGCCGAAGCGCTCGATCTCCGCGCCGGTGACGAGCACCGTGTGGCCGACCGGCGCGTTCGATCTCTGATCCCACAGCGGCCGGGCGTCGACGTTGGCGATGACCATGCCGCCGCGGCGGACGGCCGCGTCGAGGACCTCGAGCCCCACGCCGGACTGCTTGGACACCAGAAGCCCGCGTTCGATGAGGAGTTCCCCGTTGTAGGCGTCGGGCGTGCCTTCGTCGAAGAATCCGCGGCGCGCCGCTTCCTCGGCGAGCGCGTTCTCCTGGGCGACCGGATCGTCCTTGGGCAGAAGCCCGAGCGCGAGAAGGATCTGCTGCTGCACCACGATCGCGCACGCCATCGGCCCTGCTTGCGCGTGAACGAACGCGGCCCGCCCTCCGGGGTCGCCCAGCGTGCGGGTCAGGCCGGAGCGCCGGAGCGCGTCGGCGCGCTTCATCGTGTCGGAGCCGGCGATGTTCTTGGCGCGCTCGAGCAGCGACGCCGGCGCGTCCGGGAGGATGTCGGGGGCGGAGAGGGCCCCGGAAGGGGCGAGCGGGACTTTGCGCCGGTCCATCGCCACGGTCCTGCCGGCGGGCCGGTAGGCCCCCGTGTAGACCGCGGGCCGCGCGCCCGCCTCGGGGATCGCCACCCCGCCGCTCTCGTCGGCGGCCCCGCCGCCCAAGCCCCGCGCGATGCGCAGGGCGGACATCCGCGCGCGGAGCGAGGCGAGGCGCGCCACCGCCGCGTTGAGCCGTTCGCGCTGGGGGTCCGCGGTGAAATCGGCCTCGACGAGCGAGATCGCTCGGTCCGCGCCGACCGCCGCGTCGCCGTAGACCTCGAGCAAGGCGGACCTGTCGGCCTCGAGCGCCGCCATCGCCGCGGAGACGTCGGACCCGGCGGGGGTCTTCTCGAGAGCGTCCATCCGGGCGCTCGCCGCCGCCTCTCCCTGCTCCAGCTCTCCGAGCTTCAGTTCGGCGGCGCGCGCGATCATCTCCGAGAGATGCGTCCGCGTTTCCGAGAGGATGGCGAAGATCGGCTCGCCGTCGAACGCGACGCGGTCCTCGAGCTTGAAGTAATAGTCTCCGACCGCGTGCTCCATGTCCGCCGCCTGGCGGTCGAGCTCGGCGAGGCCGCACGGGTCCGCTTCGCATCGCTGGGCGGCGGCGCGGACCCCGCGGGCGCGGGAGAGCACGCTGTTCGCGAGCGAACAGTATTCGGCGTCCCGGCCGCAGAGCGCGCCGAGGGTCCGGGACATCTCGGGATCGGCGCGCCATTTCCGCTTCGTCCTCGCGGCCGGATCGGCGGCCGCCATGGCCGCGGCGCCCCGGCCGAGCACGAGCAGGCTGAGGCGGAGAAAGGGCCGGTCGCCCGCGTGCGCGCGCGCCGCCGCGGGCAGGGCGTGCTCCCGCTTGTCGAGCTCCCAGTCCCGGTCGTAGATCGTGGAGACCGTCTCGACCGAGCACGGCTTGCGGACGCAGGCGTTCGCCTTCTTCAGCAGCTCGAGGTAGCCGTCGAGGACGGCTTCGGCCTCGGCGCAGCTTTCGGGGACGGCCCCGCAGGCGCGCGCCGCCTGCGCCCGGGCCGAGACGACCGCGCCGTCGGCCGCCGCGGCCGCGTTCTCCGCCGAAAGCAGGGACAGGACGACGAGGACGAAGAGGCGGGTCATGGAGGGGAGCCTGGTGGAGTATAAGCCCCCGGTCCGGTATTATCAAGGCCTTTGTCGTCGAGGAAACGCCCATCCGTGCGATAATATACCTAGCCGTGACCGCTCCCTCCTTCCGACCCGACCCCCGATTCCTGCCCATGACGCGCGCCGAGATGGAGGCGCGCGGCTGGGACGAGGTCGACATCGTCTTCGTCACCGGCGACGCCTACATCGACCATTACTCGTTCGCGATGGCGCTGCTCGGGCGCGTGCTCGACCAGGCGGGCTTCCGCGTGGCCGTCCTGTCCCAGCCGGACTGGCGCAGCGCCGAGCCATGGCGGACCTTCGGCCGTCCGCGCCTGTTCTTCGCGATCTCCGCGGGGAACATGGACTCGATGATCAACCACTACACGGCGAACAAGAAGGTGCGCAACGACGACGCGTACTCGCCGGGAGGAAAAATCGGTCTTCGTCCTGACCGCGCGACCATTCCGTACTGTCAGCGAGCCCGCGAGGCGTTCCCCGGCGTGCCGGTGATCGCGGGAGGCGTCGAGGCCTCGCTGCGTCGTTTGGCCCACTACGACTACTGGTCCGATTCGGTGCGCCCGTCCGTCCTCCTCGATTCGAAGGCCGATCTCGTCGCTTACGGCATGGGCGAAGAGTCCATCGTCGAGATCGCCGAGCGGCTCCGGGCCGGGAAGAGCGTCAAGGACTGCCGCGACCTGCGCGGCGTGGCGTACTTCCTCGGCGCCTCCGAGACGGTCCCGTCGGGCCCGGAGGTCGTCGCTCTGCCGAGCTTCGAGGCGGTGAAGGAGTCGAAGGACTCGTTCCTCGCGATGGCGCGCCTCGCCCATCACGAGACGAGCCCTTTCAACGCCAAGACCATGACGCAGAAGCACGGCGCGCGCGCCGTGGTGATCACTCCGCCGCAGCTGCCCGTCACGCAGGAGCGGATGGACTTCTACTACGGCCTGCCCTACACGCGGCGAGCCCATCCCTCTTACGCCGGCGCCGCGATCCCCGCGTGGGAGATGATCAAGGACTCGGTCACCATCATGCGCGGCTGCTTCGGCGGCTGCACCTTCTGCTCGATCACGGCCCACCAGGGCCGGACCATACAATCCCGCTCCGAGGGCTCCGTCCTCGGCGAGCTGAATATGATCGCGCGGGACCCCGAGTTCAAGGGCGTCATCTCCGACATCGGCGGCCCGACGGCCAACATGTACAAGATGCGCTGCACGAAGCCCGAGGTCGAGAAGATCTGCAAACGCCTGTCCTGCGTGCACCCCGTCGTGTGCAAGTTCCTCGGCACCGACCACGGGCCGCTCGTGGGGCTGATGAGGAAGTCCCGGGAGATCCCCGGCATCAAGAAGGTGTTCGTCGCCTCCGGCATCCGCATGGACCTCGCCCGCCTCTCGCCCGAGTACATGACCGAGCTGACCACTCATCACGTCAGCGGCCGCATGAAGGTCGCGCCCGAGCACGTCGACCCGAAGGTCCTCGAGCTGATGAAGAAGCCGCGGCACGACACGTTCGAGGACTTCGCGAGGAAGTTCGACGCCGAGAGCAGGAAGGCCGGCAAGAAGCAGTTCCTCGTCCCCTACTTCATCTCCAGCCACCCCGGCTCCGACCTCAAGGCGATGATCGAGCTCGGCGTGTTCCTAAAGAAGCACGGCTACAAGCCCGACCAGGTGCAGGACTTCATCCCCGCCCCTCACGACCTCGCCACGGCGATGTACTACACGGGACGCGATCCCGTGACCGGCCTGCCGATGCCCGTGGCGAAGGGCATGCGCGACCGGCGCCTGCA
This genomic interval carries:
- a CDS encoding YgiQ family radical SAM protein, which codes for MTRAEMEARGWDEVDIVFVTGDAYIDHYSFAMALLGRVLDQAGFRVAVLSQPDWRSAEPWRTFGRPRLFFAISAGNMDSMINHYTANKKVRNDDAYSPGGKIGLRPDRATIPYCQRAREAFPGVPVIAGGVEASLRRLAHYDYWSDSVRPSVLLDSKADLVAYGMGEESIVEIAERLRAGKSVKDCRDLRGVAYFLGASETVPSGPEVVALPSFEAVKESKDSFLAMARLAHHETSPFNAKTMTQKHGARAVVITPPQLPVTQERMDFYYGLPYTRRAHPSYAGAAIPAWEMIKDSVTIMRGCFGGCTFCSITAHQGRTIQSRSEGSVLGELNMIARDPEFKGVISDIGGPTANMYKMRCTKPEVEKICKRLSCVHPVVCKFLGTDHGPLVGLMRKSREIPGIKKVFVASGIRMDLARLSPEYMTELTTHHVSGRMKVAPEHVDPKVLELMKKPRHDTFEDFARKFDAESRKAGKKQFLVPYFISSHPGSDLKAMIELGVFLKKHGYKPDQVQDFIPAPHDLATAMYYTGRDPVTGLPMPVAKGMRDRRLQRALLQFFKPENYFEVREALLAAGRKDLIGSGCDCLIGEHPPKEALLARRARSEKDFHEHTHMKDKPKAPKTGYRPQRSTWGRREGKR